A genomic window from Diospyros lotus cultivar Yz01 chromosome 2, ASM1463336v1, whole genome shotgun sequence includes:
- the LOC127794083 gene encoding uncharacterized protein LOC127794083 → MTPPSDHGFSSSPASSKPPAFRKFSPSGEADENDPNHGEMAPKKSLMKHFMSPTISAASKAAVPRKKILAERNEASNFSGSQLHYSPDLDSRTLPSDSSSKPYDPLTNYLSPRPKFLRYNPSRRHEIFLRQEDEEKDGFGVNTTVSFDSHGAVVQDILPDEADSSWVLASQEEDSMKQEDEISGEDDVSDSDEEIEELEEEEEEEKHSIFKGLMKLLLVIGILFTSTLHISFMNSPSSPGLKAVQDQNHTFDVICRGRSGSYIRKEWIQEVTVEDVYDHHQMGEAKEVVEQFLGAETGKFEDDDGDHPGMEESGEIKNVVDHSLEKTGADSDPFKGIEYEKDATIETGKFEDNDDAENGEIEYVDDHSLAESGLDSDQLKGVETSHSDRSSEEENEANGFSSFKDEATKDEDGVETMELDIENTEFCKMSSDPSFDDRFLVVSMIIAAASALGFLFCRKKHSVSTRNPPPKSSEAEKIISEEPVLPNVEELIEKVESFVKPPRPIRRPTEEEDSGDFNQTGAPAVELIGEFVVEKVSERVKRMKIEESQDSVSREKGWRRSNEAAADAAVSGQAQLSVSELSAVKSSSSPPSASYGSFIAGKEIVKKKEDGEARTAVRTPVRRSSRISNRAVLSP, encoded by the exons ATGACTCCTCCTTCTGACCATGGCTTCTCTTCTTCACCTGCTTCCAGTAAACCACCTGCATTTCGAAAATTCTCACCCTCAG GAGAAGCTGATGAGAATGATCCAAACCATGGAGAAATGGCGCCAAAGAAGTCACTAATGAAGCACTTCATGTCCCCCACCATATCTGCAGCTTCCAAGGCTGCTGTTCCAAGAAAGAAAATCTTGGCCGAGAGAAATGAAGCCTCCAATTTTTCAGGCTCGCAGCTTCATTACTCCCCTGATCTTGATTCAAGAACTCTTCCTTCTGATTCTTCGTCTAAGCCTTACGATCCCTTGACAAATTACCTCTCGCCGAGGCCCAAATTCCTCCGGTACAATCCGAGCCGGCGCCACGAGATCTTCCTGCgccaagaagatgaagaaaaagatggGTTTGGTGTCAACACAACTGTTTCTTTTGATTCCCATGGAGCTGTTGTTCAAGATATTTTACCGGATGAGGCAGACAGCTCCTGGGTCTTGGCTTCTCAAGAAGAAGATTCGATGAAACAAGAAGATGAAATTAGTGGTGAAGATGATGTTTCTGATTCTGATGAGGAAATTGAGGagttggaggaggaggaggaggaggagaagcacTCGATTTTCAAGGGGTTGATGAAACTTCTCTTGGTAATTGGCATCTTGTTCACATCTACGCTTCACATATCTTTCATGAACTCTCCTTCTTCGCCTGGGCTAAAAGCTGTCCAGGATCAAAACCATACCTTCGACGTGATTTGCAGAGGTAGAAGTGGATCTTACATTCGGAAAGAATGGATTCAAGAAGTGACAGTTGAAGATGTTTATGATCATCATCAAATGGGTGAAGCCAAGGAGGTCGTTGAGCAGTTTCTAGGAGCGGAAACTGGGAAATTcgaagatgatgatggtgatcATCCAGGAATGGAAGAATctggagaaataaaaaatgttgtTGATCACAGCTTGGAGAAAACAGGGGCAGATTCTGATCCGTTTAAAGGGATTGAATACGAGAAGGATGCCACTATAGAGACTGGGAAATTTGAGGATAATGATGATgcagaaaatggagaaattgaaTATGTTGACGATCACAGCTTGGCGGAATCAGGGTTGGATTCTGATCAGCTCAAGGGGGTGGAAACTTCTCATTCTGATCGTTCTTCTGAAGAAGAAAACGAGGCCAACGGTTTTTCAAGCTTCAAAGATGAAGCAACCAAAGATGAGGATGGAGTTGAAACAATGGAGTTGGACATCGAGAACACAGAATTTTGCAAGATGAGTTCAGACCCATCGTTTGATGATAGATTCTTAGTAGTTTCCATGATCATTGCAGCTGCTTCAGCCTTGGGATTTCTTTTCTGTCGCAAGAAGCATTCCGTATCAACCAGAAATCCTCCTCCGAAATCTTCGGAAGCAGAGAAAATCATCTCTGAAGAGCCAGTTCTTCCCAATGTGGAAGAACTAATCgagaaagttgagtctttcgTGAAGCCACCGCGTCCTATTCGCCGCccaacagaagaagaagattcaGGGGACTTTAACCAGACCGGAGCGCCGGCCGTGGAGTTGATTGGGGAATTTGTGGTTGAAAAGGTCAGTGAGAGAGTCAAGAGGATGAAGATTGAAGAGAGCCAGGATTCCGTGTCTCGTGAGAAGGGGTGGCGGCGGAGCAACGAAGCAGCAGCTGATGCGGCGGTTTCCGGTCAAGCCCAGCTCTCTGTATCGGAGTTGTCAGCCGTgaagtcttcttcttctcctccttctgcTTCATATGGAAGCTTCATTGCTGGAAAGGAGAttgtgaagaagaaggaagatggAGAAGCAAGGACGGCGGTCAGAACGCCGGTGAGGCGATCGAGCCGGATCTCCAACCGGGCAGTGTTGTCTCCATGA
- the LOC127794036 gene encoding protein OXIDATIVE STRESS 3-like has protein sequence MGEGKREMHRSPCLPYAGGDGKEGDDRCWEMVMDEEEGGGGGGEDETCCNPTSSASSLGEDSAASSSISDMVDDASSSSTSYSSPSSNGSALYDLSDLMAQLPIKRGLSKFYQGKSQSYTSLWSVRSMEDLAKKERPYNSYRSIRKMKESKSYGGGLDSYKLCTLPKPTISKKPHSRTISSPSSASFPTRRASLLSGSTRPPPLFPPQKNL, from the exons ATGGGGGAAGGCAAGAGAGAAATGCACAGAAGCCCATGCTTGCCATATGCAGGTGGGGATGGGAAAGAAGGAGATGATCGGTGCTGGGAGATGGTgatggatgaagaagaaggaggaggaggaggaggagaagatgaaACCTGCTGCAATCCAACGTCTTCTGCTTCATCCTTGGGAGAAGACTCAGCAGCATCTTCATCAATATCAGACATGGTGGATgatgcttcttcttcatcgaCTTCATACTCGTCGCCGTCCTCAAATGGATCGGCCTTGTATGATTTATCAGATCTCATGGCTCAGCTACCCATCAA GAGGGGGCTGTCTAAGTTCTACCAGGGAAAGTCTCAATCGTACACATCACTGTGGAGTGTGAGGAGCATGGAAGATCTTGCGAAGAAAGAAAGGCCTTATAACAGTTACAGATCAATTAGGAAAATGAAGGAATCGAAGAGCTATGGAGGAGGCTTAGACTCCTACAAACTGTGCACTCTTCCCAAGCCAACTATCTCGAAGAAGCCTCATTCAAGAActatttcttctccttcttctgcTTCTTTTCCCACCAGAAGAGCCTCTTTGTTGAGCGGCTCCACCAGGCCCCCCCCTCTATTTCCACCACAAAAAAACTTGTGA